Proteins encoded by one window of Pseudochaenichthys georgianus chromosome 9, fPseGeo1.2, whole genome shotgun sequence:
- the mn1b gene encoding transcriptional activator MN1 gives MFGLEQFGSQINSRNPGQSERNINHPRLNMGSHYKSPGFHAGGPPGAVEPGMGPLSEPQMLGLNMNINGEQYGGFHPRGHSDMHAGGGLQQQQQQQQQQQQVPMHGFFNNQQPHQGHPHGHQPHPHQPHPHFSGNFGGPEPGSSCLHGGRLMGYNNNGMGPQQGFGEGFDPLSEGQAGDGFPQQQQQQQPQQQQPQQRPGNIPDFTHHGPPSGSHAVPAPCLPLDQSPNRAASFHGLPSSSSSSSESHGLEPRRMPNQGAVEGLEYNFPSEPPSGHFDVHVFSPSESESQLPNFGPGRPVPGANFPGNPGMPRTPGMPGTSKGHQPPQPQQPQQPQQPQHGVFFERFGNGRKVPVGMEPGVNARHPLMQQQQQAGLIARQNSCPPGLPRPPQAEPGPTNPNILDGGVMMPGQHNQFEYPIHRLENRGLNPYGDPMFNMQQPAPPPSQQPPNQRLQHFDSPYMNMAKRPRFDFPNAHGGEGWCGAMENHLSPSAYPGLPGEFTPPVSEGFPPGPLQHPGPEQQSLQQRQNAAMMIKQMASRNQQQRMRQPSLQQLGHHGEVPPGPMAHGGPVGSMPQPNFDRENAGRMPNIDGQNPHVTQENSWFQGSHPPGEMMSRRMGGAGNESGPHDMGLQQNGAGMMFRPGMGMQEPMRIQGDGHVQALHSPGIHSQFSGNMSNLSQMQSPGAGTGHPNAAAERRPADFPAPPMGAQPTFPYGGANRQGPAHSAPQGLNTSPGSYPPQSEFPPGQRSSVSKLGALSLGNFSKTSAKDSVFGQSCLAALSTACQNMIASLGAPNLNVTFNKKNQNEGKRKLSQTEQDINSSTSNGTGSAGPEYFQSGTSQNSQMPGTGNSNSKPVSQSQTVQGEASALSPNYNMDATPCSEGKATTGNGRGRGRRKRDSGHVSPVIFFSPDNANPVVSPGQQTPSAGIGERGGGTPHEKHLQSPSWGKGGDLILGDQADLMSSLDSGIQSVTKSDSSSPRVDFPDDVSTHYGNEDEVSSSSDAGGASATKPNRSPMITGSPKMQRTDHGLINGQKPLAMGINNHTTSTPDSYGLNAGGGTGANGPSHPGTPGVEQVRTPSSTSGQDEIHPLEILQAQIQLQRQQFSISEDQPLAIKNGKKNGDCPSQNGDNELASCSPDAGKGSMGTIDLDTLMAEQHATWYVPSDKAMMDGSEDDKAMGPWEKNKSQNSSKEESELSQSKAGAAAPGGGGGGGGGSSGGNHLQCLSVHCTDELGDSKGRGGPVSSWRSLHSDISNRFGTFVAALT, from the coding sequence ATGTTTGGGCTGGAGCAGTTCGGTTCTCAGATTAATAGCAGAAACCCTGGCCAGTCGGAGAGAAACATAAACCACCCGAGACTGAACATGGGCTCCCATTATAAAAGCCCAGGTTTTCACGCTGGAGGCCCACCAGGAGCCGTGGAACCCGGCATGGGTCCTCTGAGCGAGCCGCAAATGCTCGGGCTCAATATGAACATTAACGGAGAGCAGTACGGGGGCTTTCACCCACGGGGCCACTCGGACATGCATGCAGGCGGtgggctgcagcagcagcagcagcaacagcagcagcagcagcaagtaCCCATGCATGGATTTTTTAACAACCAGCAACCTCATCAAGGACATCCTCATGGCCATCAACCTCACCCCCACCAACCTCACCCTCATTTCAGTGGGAATTTTGGAGGCCCAGAGCCAGGGTCATCTTGCCTGCATGGTGGCAGGCTAATGGGCTACAACAACAATGGCATGGGACCACAGCAAGGCTTTGGAGAAGGATTTGATCCTCTCtctgagggacaggcaggggaTGGCTTTccccagcaacagcagcagcaacagccgcAGCAGCAACAGCCGCAGCAGCGGCCCGGTAACATCCCTGATTTTACACATCACGGGCCCCCCAGTGGTAGCCATGCTGTCCCTGCTCCCTGTCTACCCCTGGACCAGTCCCCTAACAGAGCAGCATCCTTCCATGGTCTCCcatcctcctcatcctcatcatctGAGTCTCATGGCCTGGAGCCTCGGCGGATGCCCAACCAGGGAGCAGTAGAGGGATTAGAGTATAACTTTCCAAGTGAGCCTCCATCTGGACATTTTGATGTACATGTATTTTccccatcagaatcagaatctcaGTTACCCAATTTTGGTCCAGGAAGGCCAGTTCCAGGCGCTAATTTCCCAGGGAACCCTGGCATGCCACGGACACCAGGTATGCCCGGCACCTCTAAGGGACACCAGCCGccacagccccagcagcctcaGCAGCCTCAGCAGCCTCAGCATGGAGTGTTTTTTGAGCGTTTTGGAAATGGCCGGAAGGTGCCCGTGGGAATGGAGCCGGGGGTCAATGCAAGACATCCTCTCatgcagcagcaacaacaggCCGGCTTGATAGCCAGACAGAATTCATGCCCCCCTGGCCTCCCCCGACCCCCTCAGGCTGAGCCCGGCCCTACTAACCCTAACATTCTGGACGGAGGGGTCATGATGCCTGGCCAACACAACCAGTTTGAATATCCCATTCACAGACTGGAAAATAGAGGTCTGAACCCCTATGGGGACCCCATGTTTAATATGCAACAGCcagcccctcctccctcccaACAACCCCCAAATCAGCGACTGCAACACTTTGACTCTCCTTATATGAACATGGCGAAAAGGCCAAGATTTGACTTTCCTAATGCACATGGCGGTGAAGGCTGGTGTGGTGCTATGGAAAACCACCTCTCTCCATCGGCCTACCCCGGCCTGCCTGGAGAGTTCACCCCACCTGTGAGTGAAGGTTTCCCACCAGGTCCGCTGCAGCATCCAGGGCCTGAGCAGCAGTCTCTGCAGCAGCGGCAGAATGCAGCCATGATGATAAAACAGATGGCCTCTCGCAACCAGCAGCAGAGGATGAGGCAGCCCAGTCTGCAGCAGCTGGGCCACCACGGCGAAGTTCCTCCTGGCCCAATGGCTCACGGAGGCCCAGTCGGGAGCATGCCACAGCCCAACTTTGACAGGGAGAATGCTGGCAGAATGCCCAACATTGATGGACAAAATCCTCATGTAACTCAGGAGAACTCCTGGTTCCAAGGTTCCCACCCACCAGGAGAGATGATGTCACGGCGTATGGGGGGAGCGGGTAATGAATCAGGGCCCCACGACATGGGGCTACAGCAGAACGGGGCTGGAATGATGTTTAGGCCTGGCATGGGCATGCAAGAGCCCATGAGAATACAAGGAGATGGGCATGTACAGGCTCTCCATTCCCCGGGCATACACTCACAATTCAGTGGGAACATGAGCAACCTCTCACAAATGCAGTCTCCAGGAGCAGGGACAGGGCATCCGAATGCAGCAGCGGAGAGGCGGCCAGCTGACTTCCCTGCACCTCCAATGGGAGCACAGCCAACGTTTCCCTATGGGGGGGCTAACCGTCAGGGGCCAGCCCATAGTGCTCCCCAGGGGTTGAACACCTCACCAGGGAGCTACCCTCCTCAGTCTGAGTTCCCCCCAGGCCAGCGGTCGTCTGTTAGTAAGCTTGGAGCCCTGTCCCTCGGGAACTTTAGCAAAACCAGCGCTAAAGACAGTGTTTTCGGCCAGAGCTGCCTGGCGGCCCTTTCCACAGCCTGCCAGAACATGATCGCTAGCCTAGGGGCCCCCAATCTTAACGTAACATTCAACAAGAAAAACCAAAATGAGGGCAAGCGAAAACTGAGTCAGACAGAGCAGGACATTAATAGCAGCACATCTAATGGGACTGGCAGTGCTGGACCTGAATATTTTCAGAGCGGCACTTCCCAGAACAGCCAGATGCCTGGCACTGGGAATAGCAACTCCAAGCCTGTAAGTCAAAGCCAGACGGTGCAGGGGGAAGCCAGTGCCCTCTCCCCAAATTACAACATGGACGCTACCCCATGCAGTGAGGGGAAAGCAACAACAGGGaatgggagagggagaggaaggagaAAAAGAGACAGTGGACATGTGAGCCCTGTCATTTTTTTTTCTCCTGACAATGCTAACCCTGTTGTAAGTCCAGGCCAGCAGACCCCCTCTGCTGGCATTGGGGAGAGGGGTGGGGGCACGCCCCACGAGAAACACCTCCAATCACCGTCTTGGGGAAAAGGAGGCGACCTAATCTTGGGGGACCAGGCCGACCTTATGTCTTCTTTGGACAGTGGCATTCAAAGTGTCACTAAGTCTGACAGTAGCTCACCACGAGTGGACTTTCCTGACGATGTCAGCACCCACTATGGTAACGAGGATGAGGTTTCCTCCAGCTCAGATGCAGGAGGGGCCTCAGCCACCAAGCCCAATCGCAGCCCTATGATCACCGGCTCACCCAAAATGCAGAGAACTGACCATGGGTTGATCAATGGACAAAAGCCCCTTGCCATGGGCATTAACAATCATACTACCTCGACACCAGACAGTTATGGACTTAATGCTGGTGGGGGCACAGGGGCCAATGGGCCGAGCCACCCGGGCACTCCTGGGGTGGAGCAGGTACGCACCCCATCCAGCACCTCTGGCCAGGATGAGATCCATCCTCTGGAGATTCTGCAGGCCCAGATCCAGCTCCAGCGGCAGCAGTTCAGTATCTCTGAGGACCAGCCCCTGGCTATCAAAAATGGCAAAAAGAATGGTGACTGTCCCTCACAGAACGGAGACAATGAGCTGGCAAGCTGCAGCCCGGATGCTGGGAAGGGCTCAATGGGCACTATTGACCTTGACACCCTCATGGCAGAGCAGCACGCCACCTGGTACGTGCCCAGTGACAAGGCCATGATGGACGGGTCAGAGGATGACAAGGCCATGGGACCATGGGAAAAGAATAAGAGCCAAAACAGCAGCAAAGAAG